The Prodigiosinella aquatilis region TCTCCGGGACGCCTCCCGGTGCCAATCTCATCGCAATATAACTGGAGAAAACTGTGTTTAACTTAAAATCACCTGCCATTTTGAGCACTGCTGCGTTAGCGATTACTGTCGTTTTTTCCTCACCGGTGTTGGCGCATGCCCATTTGAAAAGTCAGGAGCCGGCAGCCAATACACAAGTTAATGTTTCACCAAAAGTATTGAAGCTGAACTTCTCTGAAGATATTGAGCCGGCTTTCACGGGTATTGAACTCACCGGAAGCAATCATCAACGGATTTCAACGGCTAAAACCGAGCTCACGCCAGGGATGCATAATCAGTTGAGCGTCGTATTGGCAAAACCGCTGTCGAGCGGGAGTTATCAGGTGAAGTGGCATGCGTTGTCAGTGGACGGTCATAAAACCAAAGGAGCCTATACCTTCCGCGTGAAGTAAATCATGACGCTAGAAACTCTGTACATCCTGTTGCGCTGGCTGCACTTTACCTCGGTGATGTTACTGACGGGCAGTGCGTTTTACAGCGCATTACTTTCACCTAAGCATTTCAGGCCGCAATTGGCTGCACGTTTGCATTCGATTCTGATGAGCATGGTCTGGCTGGCGCTGTTGAGCGCCAGCGCACTACTGGCAGTGCAAACCGGCCTAATGAGCGGTGACTGGCATAACATCACTGACTGGGGAACATGGCAAGCGGTGCTGGGCACCGAGTTCGGTATGGCATGGCGCTGGCAGATAATCCTGCCGCTCATCGGCGGTATGGCATTTACCTTGCGTGGCGAGGTGCGACAACGAGTATTGTTGATATCCGGTCTCGCTCAGCTATGTGGGTTAGCGTTTGTCGGGCATGCAGTGATGCTGGATGGTTGGCCTGGCGCACTACAGCGTCTCAATCAGGTTGTGCATCTGATCGCCGCTTCATTTTGGGTAGGCGGGCTATTGCCACTATTGATTCTGATGCGGGATAGACAGATGCAAAACCGCACCGATGCTATATGCATCATGATGCGATTCTCTCGTTATGGTCATCTGGCTGTAGCGCTTGTCATCGTGACCGGGATCATCAATAGCGTAATGATCCTTGGTTTTCCACTGGTTAGCTTCGCCCTTTACAGTCAGCTGTTGTCGGTGAAGATTTTTCTCGTCGCGCTAATGGTAATAATAGCCTTGGCTAATCGTTACTGGCTGGTTCCTCGCTTGCGGCAAAAAAGCGCCACGGCACAGCACAAACTGATACGCCTGACACAACTGGAACTTGCTCTCGCGGCAGTGGTACTCATGCTGGTCAGCATTTTTGCCACTCAGGCACCGGCTTGATACCCGCCAATGGCCAGCATGGCCTGATTATGCACATGCACATGGCATTACTTGGCTTTCGGCTCATAAGGCAGGGTGGAAAATTGGAGTGACAGTTGGCGATAATAACTCACCCGTTCACGAAAATAGCTGCGTAGATGCTCTGGCTGTTGTTGCTCAATCTCCTGAGGAATGACCGGCATATTATAACGCTCTTTGAATGCCACACCGGAAGCAGCCAGATCCACATTTACCTTTTCCATCTCATCGAATGGAAGTTCCGCCAGATTGTGACTCATACTGATATTCCTCTATTTATTATAGTTACACATGCTGCGCACAGAAAATAAATCAGTCCCCGGTAAATGGCAAGGAGTAGGTAGAGTAAGAGCACTTACTCTATATGGGGGAATTAATCTAAAACAATGACATTAATTATAACGAACTATGCAGGTAATAATTAATGACCCCAGTAGAAAATAAGTCTGGCAACTAATTGTTTGCACTATTTTTTATACCCTAAATAATTCGAGTTGCAGGAAGGCGGAAAGAGAGTGAATCCCGAGAGCTTACTCAGGTAAGTGATTCGGGTGAACGAACGCCGCCAACACACCTGCAACTTGAAGTATGACGGGTATATACTTCTATTGGTTAACATATGCCTATATGCAGTGCTGTCAGACAATACCTGCTATGCCTGTTGCCTTGCAGGAGATAAGCGAGGGTGGCGACATCGGGTTGACGATCTGTTTTTAATTTTATTATTTCAGTGCATACTGAAAGCATTACCAGTCACTTGGCCAGTAAAATAAGGGGTTGTCATGTTAAAAAAAGCGATGGTTAATCAGTTGAACGATCAGCTCAACCTGGAGTTTTACTCTGCAAATTTGTATTTGCAGATGAGCGCCTGGTGTGGCGACAAAGGATATGAAGGCGCATCCCTATTTTTGAAATCGCAATCGCAGGAAGAAATGCAGCACATGCATCGACTGTTTAACTATCTGAATGATACCGGCAGTATGCCTGTGCTGGGCACCATTGCGGCACCACCAGTCGATTTTTCATCGTTGACAGATGTGTTCAAGTTGACATATGAACATGAGCAACTCATTACGGGTAAAATCAACGAACTGGCCCACGCTGCAATGTCGCAGCATGACTATTCCACGTTTAACTTCCTACAGTGGTATGTTTCCGAGCAGCATGAAGAAGAAAAACTGTTCAAATCTATTTTGGACAAGCTGGCTATGGTCAACAACACCGAAGGTGGTCTGTTCTTTATCGACCAGGATCTCAAAAAAATGTCGATCGGCACGTCCGCTTCGGCCTGATTTTGTTTAAGCACCGCATAATATTCCCCTCTATTATCAAGGCGTGAGGTGGTTTCGAAAGGAATCGCCTCCCCATGCCTGGCCTGATTGTCCTGCTCTTTGACCGGGGGTACTCCGCTGGCTCGACTTCATTGAATGCAACGGCTATGATCCGCCAACAACCGACGGAATTTCAGGCTAATAGCGCTCAGTTATGTACTGTGCTGAAAGCAACACTGCTGCGGAATATCATGATGAAGAAACTACTATTATCACTTGTTTTAACCACGTTGTCCGGCAACACACTGGCGGCGGCTCAACTGGTCACTATCAGTAAGCTGGAATACGGTGAACGTTGGGCGTTTACTCGAGAGGAAGTTCAATTAATGTGTCGTGCGGATCACGCATTGTACGTACTTAATCCCAGCACGCTAATGCAATATCCACTCAATGAGACGGCTCAGGCACAGATGCAAACCGGAAAGGTTACGGCGCAATCCATTGATATTATCCGGCGGGACGATCCTGAACACCCGGGGCAGAAAAAAAGCCTGCAACCCTTTATTGACCGGGCGTCATTACTGTGTCCTTAACATATTTCGGTGACTGCTGTCGGTTAAATTTTTGGTTTGCGCAAATTGTCACAAAGTGTACATAAAACTCCATTTTTAAGAACCTTCCCGCGCAACAAACTGGCAAACCAGTGAGGGTTGTCTATGCTTGAACAGTAAGCTAGTACAGATTGAACAATGCCAACTTTTAGCGCACGGCTCTTTCCCTAGAGCCATTTCCCTAGAC contains the following coding sequences:
- the copC gene encoding copper homeostasis periplasmic binding protein CopC encodes the protein MFNLKSPAILSTAALAITVVFSSPVLAHAHLKSQEPAANTQVNVSPKVLKLNFSEDIEPAFTGIELTGSNHQRISTAKTELTPGMHNQLSVVLAKPLSSGSYQVKWHALSVDGHKTKGAYTFRVK
- the copD gene encoding copper homeostasis membrane protein CopD, with protein sequence MTLETLYILLRWLHFTSVMLLTGSAFYSALLSPKHFRPQLAARLHSILMSMVWLALLSASALLAVQTGLMSGDWHNITDWGTWQAVLGTEFGMAWRWQIILPLIGGMAFTLRGEVRQRVLLISGLAQLCGLAFVGHAVMLDGWPGALQRLNQVVHLIAASFWVGGLLPLLILMRDRQMQNRTDAICIMMRFSRYGHLAVALVIVTGIINSVMILGFPLVSFALYSQLLSVKIFLVALMVIIALANRYWLVPRLRQKSATAQHKLIRLTQLELALAAVVLMLVSIFATQAPA
- a CDS encoding DNA polymerase III subunit theta, with the protein product MSHNLAELPFDEMEKVNVDLAASGVAFKERYNMPVIPQEIEQQQPEHLRSYFRERVSYYRQLSLQFSTLPYEPKAK
- the ftnA gene encoding non-heme ferritin, with product MLKKAMVNQLNDQLNLEFYSANLYLQMSAWCGDKGYEGASLFLKSQSQEEMQHMHRLFNYLNDTGSMPVLGTIAAPPVDFSSLTDVFKLTYEHEQLITGKINELAHAAMSQHDYSTFNFLQWYVSEQHEEEKLFKSILDKLAMVNNTEGGLFFIDQDLKKMSIGTSASA
- a CDS encoding YebY family protein, with amino-acid sequence MMKKLLLSLVLTTLSGNTLAAAQLVTISKLEYGERWAFTREEVQLMCRADHALYVLNPSTLMQYPLNETAQAQMQTGKVTAQSIDIIRRDDPEHPGQKKSLQPFIDRASLLCP